A single genomic interval of Xyrauchen texanus isolate HMW12.3.18 chromosome 8, RBS_HiC_50CHRs, whole genome shotgun sequence harbors:
- the LOC127647950 gene encoding vascular endothelial zinc finger 1-like, whose translation MDAAWSNFLFQTPPSQSQNEATLQSDLLPELTDATQDSPPEHIDPPTSTVDTAALNEEPVPVKPVSVPARPAHICSICNKQFKNSYNLRRHQSVHTGVKMKDRAAREKIDSGKAVARVERQTIPLSLLQLSIPAAISSVVDPMAHPSQISNQQLETVAVSIAPATVAMTVTQPLPTAVVVTGTMVQAAPNNNTMDNLTNPTPIQISIPITNPLPVNPTSIRNPNPNPVRKNHACEACGKAFRDVYHLNRHRLSHSDEKPYSCPICQQRFKRKDRMSYHVRSHQGGVEKPYVCPHCAKGFSRPDHLNSHVRQVHSTERPFKCPTCESAFATKDRLRAHMIRHEDKVPCHICGKLLSPAYITDHMRVHNQSQHHVCHLCNRSFTTLTYLRVHAQKHHGQEWKESGVGRGSGPGGVLLCQLCGVHCKTPTQLQGHMATHTNQTDPNVPCSISSSNSTVATVGGAISVSSPPVTVGLLVTDCSSIAPQSHS comes from the exons ATGAGGCGACCCTCCAATCGGATCTTCTACCGGAGCTCACGGATGCCACTCAGGACTCGCCCCCTGAACACATAGACCCGCCCACATCCACGGTGGACACGGCTGCGCTGAATGAGGAGCCTGTACCCG TGAAGCCAGTTTCTGTGCCTGCCCGACCTGCACACATCTGCTCCATATGTAATAAGCAGTTTAAGAACAGTTATAACCTGCGGCGTCACCAGTCAGTCCACACTGGAGTGAAGATGAAGGACCGAGCCGCTAGAGAGAAAATAGATAGCGGGAAGGCTGTAGCACGGGTGGAAAGGCAGACCATCCCTCTTTCTCTTCTCCAACTGTCCATACCTGCCGCCATATCCTCAGTAGTTGACCCCATGGCACATCCTTCCCAAATCAGCAATCAGCAGCTAGAGACTGTCGCTGTCTCTATCGCCCCAGCAACGGTTGCTATGACAGTGACCCAGCCCCTCCCTACTGCAGTGGTAGTTACTGGGACAATGGTGCAG GCTGCTCCAAATAACAACACCATGGATAACCTGACTAATCCCACCCCGATCCAAATATCTATCCCGATAACAAACCCGCTGCCAGTAAATCCAACTTCCATTCGTAATCCCAACCCCAATCCGGTAAGGAAGAACCATGCTTGTGAGGCATGTGGGAAGGCGTTCAGGGACGTGTACCATCTTAACCGGCATCGGTTGTCCCATTCGGATGAGAAACCGTACTCCTGTCCCATCTGCCAACAGCGGTTTAAGAGAAAGGATCGGATGAGTTATCATGTCAGGTCACATCAGGGAGGGGTGGAGAAACCATATGTGTGTCCCCACTGTGCCAAGGGCTTCTCAAG GCCTGACCATCTTAACAGTCATGTGCGACAGGTGCACTCCACAGAAAGACCTTTCAAATGTCCG ACATGTGAATCTGCTTTCGCTACTAAAGACCGGTTACGAGCTCATATGATAAGACACGAGGACAAGGTTCCCTGCCACATCTGTGGCAAACTTCTCTCCCCTGCCTACATCACAGATCACATGAGAGTCCATAACCAATCACAGCATCACGTGTGCCACCTTTGCAACCGCA GTTTCACCACACTGACATACCTGCGTGTCCATGCTCAGAAGCACCATGGGCAAGAGTGGAAGGAGAGTGGGGTCGGCCGTGGCTCCGGCCCAGGCGGGGTGCTGTTATGCCAGCTGTGTGGGGTGCACTGTAAGACACCCACGCAGCTCCAGGGCCACATGGCCACCCACACCAACCAGACAGACCCCAACGTCCCATGCTCCATCAGCAGCAGCAACAGTACTGTGGCAACTGTAGGCGGAGCCATTTCTGTGTCAAGCCCTCCAGTTACGGTTGGACTGCTGGTGACTGACTGCTCCAGCATTGCTCCTCAGAGCCACAGCTAG